The following are encoded in a window of Nitrospira sp. genomic DNA:
- a CDS encoding transposase family protein: protein MKRYGPPQFVRTDNETVLVSRWFRFGLWLLGIGQQRIQPGCPWQNGRVERFSGGGPNGI from the coding sequence GTGAAACGATACGGACCACCACAATTCGTGCGGACCGACAATGAGACCGTGCTGGTCTCCCGCTGGTTTCGATTCGGCCTCTGGCTGCTCGGCATTGGACAGCAGCGTATTCAGCCCGGCTGTCCGTGGCAGAACGGACGGGTCGAACGGTTCAGTGGTGGTGGTCCCAACGGGATTTGA
- a CDS encoding DUF433 domain-containing protein, with the protein MPTVVHPHITSDPNICGGSPCIEGTRITVRTIAIYALHHGQTPEELLTHYPHLSLASIYDALSYYYDNRAVLDQDIVEHLSAPEIDSRF; encoded by the coding sequence ATGCCTACAGTGGTTCACCCTCATATCACAAGCGATCCAAACATTTGTGGTGGGAGCCCGTGTATTGAAGGAACGCGCATCACCGTGCGAACCATTGCGATCTACGCGTTGCATCACGGGCAGACTCCGGAAGAGCTACTCACGCACTATCCTCACCTCAGTCTCGCATCAATTTATGATGCCCTGTCCTATTACTACGACAATCGTGCCGTACTCGATCAGGACATTGTCGAGCATCTGTCGGCCCCGGAAATTGATTCCCGGTTCTAA
- a CDS encoding group 1 truncated hemoglobin has protein sequence MAITTSARTAYKVLVVSAALGGLLVSVTGSPRSATAGSPPSTQAGSQKTLYERLGGYDAISAVVSDFGNRLFADPKLASSFGGLPPDRQARFKQLNVLMVCAATGGPCTYIGRAMPATHQGMKITDMQFDQVAAHLVTTLDKFKVPQPEMGELLAIIGGLRGDIVGK, from the coding sequence ATGGCTATAACAACGAGTGCACGGACAGCATATAAGGTCTTGGTCGTATCAGCAGCACTTGGAGGTCTGCTTGTGTCAGTAACCGGCAGTCCTCGATCTGCTACAGCCGGTTCCCCCCCATCTACACAAGCGGGGAGTCAGAAAACTCTCTATGAACGCCTCGGTGGGTACGACGCCATCTCAGCTGTGGTCAGTGACTTTGGGAACCGGCTCTTTGCTGATCCCAAACTGGCGTCATCCTTTGGAGGATTGCCACCTGACAGACAGGCGCGTTTCAAACAATTGAACGTGTTAATGGTCTGTGCAGCAACCGGTGGCCCCTGTACGTATATCGGGCGGGCTATGCCAGCCACGCATCAGGGAATGAAAATCACAGATATGCAATTTGATCAGGTGGCCGCGCATCTCGTGACCACGCTTGACAAGTTCAAGGTGCCACAGCCTGAGATGGGTGAGCTTCTTGCAATTATCGGCGGGCTACGTGGAGACATTGTGGGGAAATAG